In Haliotis asinina isolate JCU_RB_2024 chromosome 16, JCU_Hal_asi_v2, whole genome shotgun sequence, the following are encoded in one genomic region:
- the LOC137268032 gene encoding uncharacterized protein produces the protein MKQTCWHSPSGYLKDTESNHDITAHELNRTEIKGATSHLIGAVPVVSQFVSNLVHASLSTHSSPGETSSWTVTLRSAMSGNFHSKTQDKTVNITGHEGEGHVEKLTAVGAEFGKGRTLKDVGDRQLNVTGKKGGTAGEISAVGLKFN, from the exons atgaaacaaacatgttggCATTCCCCGTCAGGATACCTTAAGGATACGGAAAGTAACCATGACATAACG GCACATGAACTGAACAGAACTGAAATCAAAGGGGCCACATCACATCTCATTGGTGCAGTTCCCGTTGTCAGCCAGTTCGTTTCCAATCTAGTTCATGCGTCCTTGTCGACACACAGCAGTCCCGGGGAGACATCAAGTTGGACAGTTACCCTCAGATCAGCCATGTCGGGGAATTTTCATAGCAAGACCCAAG ATAAGACAGTGAACATCACTGGCCATGAAGGAGAAGGGCATGTCGAAAAACTGACTGCCGTTGGTGCTGAGTTTG GCAAAGGTCGCACCCTGAAAGACGTTGGGGACCGACAGCTCAACGTAACTGGCAAAAAAGGTGGAACAGCTGGCGAAATTTCCGCAGTTGGACTAAAGTTCAATTAA